Part of the Sporosarcina sp. FSL K6-2383 genome is shown below.
GATTGTGTACCCGTCGTCACTTCGCCAATTTCGACGTCGCTTAAGAATACTTTGTAACCTGTACGCGGAATACCTTTGTCAATCATTTCAAGACCAATCAATTTACGTGGTACACCATTTTCTTTTTGCGCAGTAAGTGCTGCTTTGCCGAGAAAATCCTCTTCTTTATTTAATTTCACAACGAAGCCAAGGCCCGTTTCAAGTGGTGAAATATCTTTTGATAGCTCTTGACCGTAAAGTGGCAAGCCTGCTTCAAAACGCAGTGTATCACGTGCACCCAGACCTGCTGGAATCACACCTTCCGCTTCACCAGCTGTAAGAATTGCAGGCCACAGTGCAACGATAGCCTCTGATGAACCGTAAATTTCAAAGCCATTTTCACCAGTATATCCCGTGCGTGAAACAAGGACAGAATGGCCAGCAACGTTGACATTTTCTTTAAAACGGAAAAACTTAATATCCGCCAATGGCTCATCTGTTAATTTTTGTAGGACTTCTTGTGCTACAGGTCCTTGTAAAGCAAGAAGGCCATAGTCAGCTGATTTGTCTTCTATGACAACATCCGCTGTTGCATGGCTGTTCATCCAGGCAACGTCTTTGTCAATATTCGATGCATTCACAACAAGTAGGTAATCGTTGTCTCCACGTTTGTAAATGAGAAGATCATCGATCGTTCCGCCATCCTCATAACACATCGCCGTATATTGCGCTTGACCATCGACTAATTTCGATACATCATTCGTTACTAATTTTTGTAGGTAAGCAAGAGCTCCTGCTCCACTGACAAACACTTCACCCATATGCGAAACGTCAAACAGGCCCGCTTTTGTCCGTACTGCTTCATGTTCTGCTTTAATGCTTGAAAATTGAACCGGTAACTCCCAACCACCAAAATCAATTGTTTTCCCGCCGTACTGTGCATAGCTATCGAATAAAGCAGTACGTTTTAGTGCATTTGTCATAACTGATTCCTCCTTGGAAAATGATTAAAAAACTAGGCGACAGCAAAATCGTGATTGCTCTTATAAGGTCATCAATGAACTTATCTTTCTGACATTATAAAAAAAAGACAGAGGTCCCCTTAAAAGAGAACCTCTGTCCTTGTACCTGAAAGTTTGACCTTACGGCTTTCCTCGTTGGTGGTCGAACAATGCCGACACTCTCCAGAGATGCGTCATGCATGAGTCTTGTTACCTGAGAGATTCATAACTGCTGTTATTTGCTCCTTCGGCGACGCCAGTGCGTGCTCTCCCCATACAATCATTCGCGTTATTCAGTTGGTATGAATGTTAATGTGAATACGAATAAGATTCGGACAACAATGCCCTTTCGCCTTATATCTTAACATTTGATATTTGAAAGCGCAATAGTTTTTATTAGATAGTCAAATTCACGAACGTTATCGCTTTAAAAAAGGAAAATATTCGTGTTTGGATTTGTCGAATAAATATTTCCCCTACTAGCATACGACAATAGGAAATCATTGAATGATTTCTTTACTGTTCTACAAATCACCCTTGAGTCTACGTATTTGAAATGAAATGTAATCCACAATATCACGCAACGACCGATTTTCAGTTTCTACTTTAAAATGTCCACCTTGTAAATATTGAGGTTTTCTTTCATTGTATAGCTGTTCAAGGTCAACACGTGTCGATCGCTGGACGATCGGACGTTTCTTGGCTGTAGCAATCCTTCGCCAAATATCGCGAAATGGTGCATTGAGGAAAAAGACAATGCCTGTCCGTCGCATAATTTCACGATTTTCCTTGCGCATCGGCGCGCCTCCCCCCGTCGCAATAATACAAAACTCATCACGGAATGTGCGAAGGAATTCCGTTTCCACCTCTCGAAAATACTCTTCCCCATACTTTTCAAAAATTTCTGGTATGGTCATGCCCATTTTTTTTACGATTTCGCAGTCCATATCATAATAAGGGATCTTTGTCGCAAAGCTCAGTCGTTTGCCAATCGCACTTTTCCCGCATCCCATATAACCAATCAAATATACTTTCTTCATTTTATCACCCATTTTACGGGACAAATAGCTCTATTCGTCCCGATTCATTATCTTCTTCGTTTCATTTTCATAAAACATTTCTAGTGAATCATAGTTCCTTTGAATACTATCATGCCATGAAACGAGGGTGAAAAGAAAGGTACTAACGAAAAATAATAAAACAATCGCTGCAGCAAGTATCACACCACGCTCATTATGGATGGAAGCCAACTGCAAACCCCCTCACTTTAACTGCGCCATCTATCGTTGTCACAAGTATAGTTAACGTCGTAGCGTCAAGGCTAAATACCACAGAACGAACACCTGTCAAGAGTGGAATATGACCGTCTCCCGTTACTCTTTTCCGAATGACAGTGCCACTTTGTTCAATGTCAACTGAGCCATGATGATTTCGAAAGTGTATGACTTTTCCGCCGTTCAGTAATTGAATTTCACTGACCTCAGTAAGAAGCTGTTGCAATTCTGCTGAAAACAACTCCCATTGCATCTTAGAATAATCTACATACTGTCGTTCAATGGGCTCCTTCCAGAAGAAAAACAATAAAAACAGATGGATGAAGAGTGCCATAATTAGTAGTTGAAAAATACTTTCTAGTAATGTATAGCCATGCTCATCCATTTTCTTCATGGATACACACATTTTCTAATCGACTGTTCGGCCGCTTTATAAGATACGCAAACAACTTGTTCTTCTATGGACCAATTGTAATCCATTCCATCCACTTGACGTAAACCCGCCATCAAACCGTGAGACTTAAAGTAAATAGCTCCTTGAAAAGCTGTTTCTGCCGCATGCATCTGGGCTTTTTTCATTTGGAGCTTTGAGGTCATTGTTGTCGCTAAAGGAAGTAACGTCCCAAATATGACCATTACGATTGTCAATGTTAGTATCGCCTCAGACCATGAATAACCTCCCTCATTCATAAATAATCATCCTCCCGCGTTGAAATTGAAATCGAATTTCGGTAAGACCTGAGCTTGTTTCGAGTACGAGCGTGCCAGAATTCATAATATTTCCATTCGCATGGAATGACACTTCTTTCATGCGACTCGAATCCGACAACTTCATCCCCACCGGAAAAGTCATTCTTGCAAATTCACTTTTCCCTGGAACTAGTGTAATGTACATCGTCCCCGAATTTTTAAAATCTAATCTTGTCGCAACGTTATTTGCCATGGAATAGGCTTGTAAATTATGAATGGCTGCAACAAATGCTTGAAGAGCGTCTTCCTCTGATGCATTTCGTATCCACTTGTCACCAATAGGCAAAATAACAAACGTTATAAGGGACACGATGGATAAAACTAAAATCATCTCCAGAAACGTAAATCCACCTTCCTTATGCCCCTTCAACATTGGCTCATGGATTCGGGATTTCATCTACTACTTCCACTTTTCCTTCCAAGCTAATTGAAAGCTGGCTACCATTAGGACATTGTGGGTTTTCAGGTAAATATTCTTTTTCTGTCAACTCCGCAAGACTTGTCGGCATCTTTTTTTCATCCATTTTAAACGCCTCCACTTGACCTTCAACCATTTTCACATAAGCCGCACATCCTTTTTCATCGATTGACTTCGAATGCTTGGTAACATTCGGAATTGCAATGAGGATAAGCACAGAAATAATTAACAGTACGATCATCATTTCGATTAATGTGAATCCTGAATCTCCCATATACTTTTTCATCACACTTCCCCTTTCATAATTTATCCATCATTCCGTAAACAGGAAGTAACAAAGCTAAATATGCAGCTAAAATGCAAATTGCTATAATGCAGAATAGAGCTGGCTGTAGCATTGTTAACGCCTTTGCTAACTTATTATCGATTTCCTCCCCTAAATGCTCACTGTAAATTAATAGTTCTTTCGATAAATAACCACTATCCGCTCCGTGCTTCGCAAATGCAGCTAATTGTCTTGTCAGTCCTTGAGTCAACTGAGTTGCTACATCAAATGGCTCTCCAAAAACAACTAACCTCCTCACATTACCAGCAATTTCACTGAGTACCTTGTCCAATTGCTGCTCCACTAAAACATCCAAAGCGTCCTGCATCGAAAGGCCAGACTCCAGCAAACTACCTAGCTCACTTGCAAAATCACGTGTTTTAATCATAGAAAAAAGAGTACCTACAATTGGAAATGACATCATCGTCCGAATTTTAGTTTTCGGTTCAAATTTTTTGTATACATGGACGGCTATTAACGTCAGCAATGCTATGAACATCGCAAACAAGACGATAGCGTCTGGTATTTTTGTGACAATTGATGGCAATAGAGAAATAAATCCCTTTGACTCACTCGGCCTAGTAAAAGCTAGCATCTCTATGTTTGGTAGAAAGAAACGCCGAAAAGCAATGAGTAGTGTACCAATAAACAGAAATAGAATCATCGGGTAAGCTAAAAGATTTTTTAACTTCTTCTGTTTTTCTTCTTTTCTTCTTAAACGAAGCGCCATCCCTTTCATTGCTAGCGCTAACCGTCCATCCAATTCAGCAATAGCTACAGGCAGAAGTGCATTCGATGAAAACCCCAACCGTCTTAAAATAGATGTCACTTCAAGCCCTTCCTTTAAATCTTCATGAATAACAGCCAGTGTCGATTCATACTTTTTCATATGATGGGGCAATAGCAGAACGATGCCATCATAAAATGTGTAACCTTCTAGTAGCAGGACAGCAAGCCTATCGAGGAATGCTGGTTGATTTTGCAACGTATTCTTTTTCTGGAACACTGACTTCTTTGCAAACTCAACCATTCCGCATCACTGTTGCAGAACCATATTTATGAATAAGTGATTCCACCTGAAGATTTTCTGGGACAACTACTCTATCTCCCTTAATAATAGAATCAGTCATGCGGTCGAGATGATCACCTTGTATAATTTCGAATACTGCACCCATCTGTCCCGAAGTTCTTTGAATTAGCCGTTGAGCTGAAATACAAATAATTGTTTGCCTTAATTCTTCTGCGGAAACACCAAAATCCATCATCCTGTAAAAACAACCCGCGGGATCTTTGGAATGAACAGAAGTGAGCACCAAATGTCCCGTCAGAGCTGCCTGAACAGCTATTTTTGCTGTTTCACTATCACGAATTTCTCCAATCATAATAACATCCGGTGAATGGCGTAAAATTGCCCTCAGACCTGCAGAATACGTCATCCCCGATTGTTCATTTACCTGAATTTGTAGTAAATGAGCATGATTGTTTTCAACAGGATCTTCTAATGTAATAACATGGCGCTCTAGTTGGTTTACACAGTAAGCTGTTAGTGAGTAAATGGTGGTGGTTTTACCACACCCAGTCGGTCCGGTTAGTAAGACGAGCCCTTGCTGCTTGGTCACCGCCCGTCGCAAGCTTTCCGACCATTCCTGTTCGATGCATAGATCATCGAGTGATGTAATCCGATCATGTCTTTGCAGACGGATGACTACACTTTCTTTCATTTGGATAGATGGAATCGTGGACACGCGGAAAGAAAAATTCTCTTCTTGCATACGCTTATGAAAAGAGCCGCTTTGGGGTTTGCGTTTATCGCTTATATCAAGTGAGGAAAGGAATTTGAAAAATGAAATCATGCGACTCGCCAACTGTAGGGGTAATGAGCCGGATCGATCAAGCCTGGCATTCTTTTTAAATAATACGTCATATCCATCTCGCATCGGTACAAGATGGATATCACTTGCATCATATTGAATGGCCGTTTCTAGAAGTTGAAAACTCTTCTGTTCAACAACGTTATCATTTCTATTCATGGAACACCCCTCTTTTCAAGTTTAAAGATGGAAGACCACTTTCCACCTTACGACACAGTATACGATGTATGGTTAATATATGGAATACTTTTTCCAAAAGTCGAATTGTGTCACGCTCGAAAGGGCCCATATCTGAAATTTGATACTGTTTTATACCTTAAATTTCAGATTTCAAAATAGTTTTCATCTTATACACTTCTTTGTCACAATGAAATAACGATTTGAGTTTACTTCTACTTACCTTATCCTTTATAATGAATGGGAGCTTATTGTAATGTTTTATTAAGGAGGGACGTACACATGGATAATATGTTTAAGTTAATGGGCTGGTGGACAGGTATTTTCGCAGTTATGTTCTTCATCGGAGACATGCTACCTGCCTCACTTATTTTTGTTGCGAGCACTGTTTTCTTCTTACTACTTGGGTTTTTGAACCTTTCAGAACGTATGTATATGTATATTTTCGGAGCTTACCTAACTGTTTTCATGGTTGGATTCAGCTACTATACAACATTCATCCACGTACAAGGTATGCACTAATCGTACATACAAAAAAACAGCCATTAATAGGGCTGTTTTTTTGTTTTCAACTATCAATTATGCCTCCGCGTAATTGCTTCCAGTACAAAAATATTTACTGAATCAAGTTAAAAGCCTTTCAAATAAGGATTAGAATCTTTTTCATCCCCCGGCGTCGTCGATGAATCATGTCCAGGATAGATGATAAATTCATCGTCGAGTGTCAGTAACTTCGTATGGATTGAATCGAGTAAAACCCCTGTGTTAGCACCTGGTAGATCTGTTCTACCCACACTCTGTTTGAACAATGTATCACCTACAACAGCAAATCGAGCATCCTCAAAAATAAAGGACACGCTTCCCGGCGAATGACCTGGAGTATGTCGAACCTCAAATGTAAACGGACCGACCTCCATTATCCCTTCCTGAGAAATAAGATGATCTGCCTGTCGATTGCATACATCAGGAATGCTAGGGTATTTGGCGGAGCCATTCAATTTAGGGTCCGACAACCATTCACTCTCTTCCTCATGAATATAAACCGGTATGTTGAAGCGATCTCGTATGCTGTCAACAGCACCAATATGATCAAAATGTGCGTGCGTTAATAAAATGGCAACGGGCATCAATTCTTGACTCACAACTTTACGAATAATACGCCCGCTTTCCTCACCTGGATCGATAATTAAGCAATTTCTCGCTTCATCCTGAATAATATAGCAATTTGTCTGAATGGGTCCGAGCGGATATGTATTAATCTTCAACATCGTTCTCACCTCCATCAAATATACTACGCAACTTGAAATACGATTTCAAACAATCGTCACTAATTTGCCTCGACAAAATTCATGATAAACAGTACAATAGAAGAGGAATATTGTTTACTATTGTTTCAGTGTAATGTTGACTTCTGTATCCTTACTAGCTGTGAGTAGCATGAACAGAGGTTTTTTTATGAAAGGAGTGTCTTCCCAATGAACTTATTGATGGTTATTTTCGGACTTATCGCAATTCTAGCGGTCGTTGGAACAGTCCAAGCGTTCAAAGAGCGCAATGTTCTAAGTATTGTTTTCAATCTTGGAGCTGCAGTCGTTTTTGGAGGCTTTACAATTGCAACAATCGTTTTCCAAGGTTATCCACCAACACTATAAACTAATAAAAAACAACATCCTTTTGTATAAGGGATGTTGTTTTTTATTAGTTTAAATCTAGCCAAATTCTTTGTTCCCCCGTTTCAACATCGGTAATCGTTGTTGCCGAAGAATCGGTGATACATGTTGCTCCAGAAGGTGAGCAGCGTAGAAAGCCCGTGCCGACATCAGCACTTACCACCTGCTGCTGGCCTTCCTTTACTCGAATTAGACGAAATGGAGAACTTAACTCGTCCAATTGCCCCCCTATTTCAGGCGCGCGCGAAAAAATTGTATCGCTTGACGACCAATTCACTTCGGGAATAACCCATTC
Proteins encoded:
- a CDS encoding type II secretion system protein, whose product is MKSRIHEPMLKGHKEGGFTFLEMILVLSIVSLITFVILPIGDKWIRNASEEDALQAFVAAIHNLQAYSMANNVATRLDFKNSGTMYITLVPGKSEFARMTFPVGMKLSDSSRMKEVSFHANGNIMNSGTLVLETSSGLTEIRFQFQRGRMIIYE
- the comGF gene encoding competence type IV pilus minor pilin ComGF, which codes for MKKMDEHGYTLLESIFQLLIMALFIHLFLLFFFWKEPIERQYVDYSKMQWELFSAELQQLLTEVSEIQLLNGGKVIHFRNHHGSVDIEQSGTVIRKRVTGDGHIPLLTGVRSVVFSLDATTLTILVTTIDGAVKVRGFAVGFHP
- a CDS encoding shikimate kinase — protein: MKKVYLIGYMGCGKSAIGKRLSFATKIPYYDMDCEIVKKMGMTIPEIFEKYGEEYFREVETEFLRTFRDEFCIIATGGGAPMRKENREIMRRTGIVFFLNAPFRDIWRRIATAKKRPIVQRSTRVDLEQLYNERKPQYLQGGHFKVETENRSLRDIVDYISFQIRRLKGDL
- the comGB gene encoding competence type IV pilus assembly protein ComGB, whose amino-acid sequence is MVEFAKKSVFQKKNTLQNQPAFLDRLAVLLLEGYTFYDGIVLLLPHHMKKYESTLAVIHEDLKEGLEVTSILRRLGFSSNALLPVAIAELDGRLALAMKGMALRLRRKEEKQKKLKNLLAYPMILFLFIGTLLIAFRRFFLPNIEMLAFTRPSESKGFISLLPSIVTKIPDAIVLFAMFIALLTLIAVHVYKKFEPKTKIRTMMSFPIVGTLFSMIKTRDFASELGSLLESGLSMQDALDVLVEQQLDKVLSEIAGNVRRLVVFGEPFDVATQLTQGLTRQLAAFAKHGADSGYLSKELLIYSEHLGEEIDNKLAKALTMLQPALFCIIAICILAAYLALLLPVYGMMDKL
- the comGC gene encoding competence type IV pilus major pilin ComGC; translated protein: MKKYMGDSGFTLIEMMIVLLIISVLILIAIPNVTKHSKSIDEKGCAAYVKMVEGQVEAFKMDEKKMPTSLAELTEKEYLPENPQCPNGSQLSISLEGKVEVVDEIPNP
- a CDS encoding DUF2759 domain-containing protein, with protein sequence MNLLMVIFGLIAILAVVGTVQAFKERNVLSIVFNLGAAVVFGGFTIATIVFQGYPPTL
- the gcvT gene encoding glycine cleavage system aminomethyltransferase GcvT produces the protein MTNALKRTALFDSYAQYGGKTIDFGGWELPVQFSSIKAEHEAVRTKAGLFDVSHMGEVFVSGAGALAYLQKLVTNDVSKLVDGQAQYTAMCYEDGGTIDDLLIYKRGDNDYLLVVNASNIDKDVAWMNSHATADVVIEDKSADYGLLALQGPVAQEVLQKLTDEPLADIKFFRFKENVNVAGHSVLVSRTGYTGENGFEIYGSSEAIVALWPAILTAGEAEGVIPAGLGARDTLRFEAGLPLYGQELSKDISPLETGLGFVVKLNKEEDFLGKAALTAQKENGVPRKLIGLEMIDKGIPRTGYKVFLSDVEIGEVTTGTQSPTLKKNIGFALLKSEHTAEGTEVEVEIRNKRLKAVIIATPFYKR
- a CDS encoding DUF2626 family protein, which translates into the protein MDNMFKLMGWWTGIFAVMFFIGDMLPASLIFVASTVFFLLLGFLNLSERMYMYIFGAYLTVFMVGFSYYTTFIHVQGMH
- a CDS encoding MBL fold metallo-hydrolase — protein: MLKINTYPLGPIQTNCYIIQDEARNCLIIDPGEESGRIIRKVVSQELMPVAILLTHAHFDHIGAVDSIRDRFNIPVYIHEEESEWLSDPKLNGSAKYPSIPDVCNRQADHLISQEGIMEVGPFTFEVRHTPGHSPGSVSFIFEDARFAVVGDTLFKQSVGRTDLPGANTGVLLDSIHTKLLTLDDEFIIYPGHDSSTTPGDEKDSNPYLKGF
- the comGA gene encoding competence type IV pilus ATPase ComGA, with product MNRNDNVVEQKSFQLLETAIQYDASDIHLVPMRDGYDVLFKKNARLDRSGSLPLQLASRMISFFKFLSSLDISDKRKPQSGSFHKRMQEENFSFRVSTIPSIQMKESVVIRLQRHDRITSLDDLCIEQEWSESLRRAVTKQQGLVLLTGPTGCGKTTTIYSLTAYCVNQLERHVITLEDPVENNHAHLLQIQVNEQSGMTYSAGLRAILRHSPDVIMIGEIRDSETAKIAVQAALTGHLVLTSVHSKDPAGCFYRMMDFGVSAEELRQTIICISAQRLIQRTSGQMGAVFEIIQGDHLDRMTDSIIKGDRVVVPENLQVESLIHKYGSATVMRNG